The Chloroflexota bacterium DNA segment ACTCTGTGGCCCGATATGGACGATATGGACAATCATGGACGACGGCCGGGGCTGGACGCGGTGGTGGCACTTGCCCAAGCTAGGAAACTTGCAGGGCAATCCGTCGATGTGATGGGTGTCGAAATCGGCAAAGATGCTGCAGACGCTGCGCACGAGGCTCCACTAAACGACATCGATAAGGAAGAGCTCCTCAATTTTGCTCAGGAATTGGAAGCCGAAGGCCTGACAGAGTTCGAGGCACTCAGGTATGCCTCTACACTTCTCAGATAGGAACTCCAGACTATGACGACAAACAGCACGAACGGACATCTCGCAGCAAACCGCATCGAGGTCGAACCAACAGATCGGCAGCGGGCAGCGCATGAACTGGCAGAGGCCTTCGTCGCTGCTGGTGGAGTCGACTGGACCACGGTGGAATCTAGCCTGAGACTGCTGACTGACTCGGCCGGATACATATCTCCGGCGGTCGAGTCCGGCAGAACTGCTGCTGCAAGAATCAACGAGGCTATTCTTACCGGACAGGAGCCGTTGCAAGCGGACTTCGATGCTGTTCGATTCGCTCTGGAACAAATGCAACGTGCCGAGCCGCTTGAGCTCGTCGACGGACTACCGGAGCAATACTGGCAGGGCTGGTTGGTTGAGAACTGGCTACCACGTGACTGCGTCTCAATGCTGACGGGAGACGGAGGGGTTGGAAAGTCTCGCCTCGCTCTCCAACTCGCATGGAGTTTGAGCGGCAATGGCCAGTGGCTGGGCGAGACCGGATTGATGCCACCGAACGGGGCAGACTACGGTATGGGTTTCGAACCCCTTGGGCCCGGCACCATAGTGTACGCTACGTGGGAGGATAGCCCGGAACAGATCAGGGGCCGACTATACTGGCTTGAGCAATCCGGAAAGACGGGCGACGGTCAGAACTTCAAGATTGCGGACATGCGCTCAAGGGGGCACCTATGGGCCTCGGGCCAGCACAATGCCGTGCCGGGTTTGACTCCGGCAGGAAAGATGCTGCGCCATGCGGCTGAACAGCACAAAGCAAGGCTTCTGGTAATTGACACACTTGGAGTCGCCAACGGCGCCAGTGAAATTGACAGGGCTCAGGTCGGGGCGTTCTTTGCGGACTGGGCCGCCTGGGCCGATGCCAACGACTGCGCCGTGCTCCTCATAGCCCATCCACCCAAAACACCCGGCGTGGCCTACTCGGGTTCAACCGGAATTTTGGGCGGCGTCAGGGCGATGTGGACGATTGAGAGGGTCAGGAGAGATTGTCAGGGCGACTGCGGATCCCCTAAAAACTGCAATTGCGAGCCAGCATATGCTTATCGCCTAGTGAACGCAAAGCAAAATTACAGTCGGAACACGGGTTCAG contains these protein-coding regions:
- a CDS encoding AAA family ATPase: MTTNSTNGHLAANRIEVEPTDRQRAAHELAEAFVAAGGVDWTTVESSLRLLTDSAGYISPAVESGRTAAARINEAILTGQEPLQADFDAVRFALEQMQRAEPLELVDGLPEQYWQGWLVENWLPRDCVSMLTGDGGVGKSRLALQLAWSLSGNGQWLGETGLMPPNGADYGMGFEPLGPGTIVYATWEDSPEQIRGRLYWLEQSGKTGDGQNFKIADMRSRGHLWASGQHNAVPGLTPAGKMLRHAAEQHKARLLVIDTLGVANGASEIDRAQVGAFFADWAAWADANDCAVLLIAHPPKTPGVAYSGSTGILGGVRAMWTIERVRRDCQGDCGSPKNCNCEPAYAYRLVNAKQNYSRNTGSVWLTNRNGVWFESNGRVPDYGDEVARPSRHNDDADDMFKDAL